The following coding sequences are from one bacterium SCSIO 12741 window:
- a CDS encoding MarR family transcriptional regulator: protein MNKEPELEGVIYFLMDKALRRSKRFSLRFFEEHGITMTIDQWVALRKINESDQISQIELAQAIDKDAASLTRILDILEKRNWVQRLRNPGDRRRFDLALTREGEKVAKQAYEVVKQIREIGVKGVSSSDLEAAMRVMRAIDKNME, encoded by the coding sequence ATGAATAAAGAGCCCGAGTTAGAAGGAGTCATCTATTTTTTAATGGATAAAGCGCTGAGACGTTCCAAGCGTTTCTCATTGAGGTTCTTCGAAGAGCATGGCATTACCATGACCATTGATCAATGGGTAGCTTTGCGAAAGATAAACGAGAGCGATCAAATTAGTCAGATTGAATTGGCTCAGGCGATTGATAAGGATGCGGCTTCGCTGACCCGTATCCTGGATATTCTGGAGAAGCGAAATTGGGTGCAGCGCCTTCGAAATCCGGGCGATCGGCGTCGATTCGACCTGGCCCTTACCCGAGAAGGAGAAAAGGTGGCAAAACAAGCCTATGAAGTAGTTAAGCAAATTCGGGAAATTGGGGTAAAGGGCGTTTCATCGTCCGATTTGGAGGCTGCCATGCGGGTGATGCGGGCTATCGATAAAAACATGGAATAA
- a CDS encoding PKD domain-containing protein — MYYTENGGNNYTNISSGLVISEIYKIGQATFRENRAMCGYQDNGSTVYRGPGDWATEIGGDGMECAVDPTDANYMYGELYYGAIRRSTNGGRTFGSITNGISDQGAWVTPFMIDEDNPNIMFVGMGSVWRTTNLKASSRNSISWRDIGGNIGSSNSTFSVLEQSEADPNVVYAARGDGRLFRTDNARASSPTWTDLTSGMPSSGAPSDLEAHPWDPDVIYMTKSTRVYVSTNKGQSWTNISGNLPGVALRTIVYDRFSQGGLFVGGTPGVYYIDSSMTQWTGYSDGLPGDVSVTELEIFYDTIAPANSRLRAGTYGRGMWSAPLFDIGSRAPEVKLYGDTGYHCMQNPLKFFADSSENATSWNWSFSPASVNFVSGTTAASENIEVNFTQPGFYSVTLIVSNYYGEDTITYQNAVHVDSGYLANCVTTTQATSATQRGISNVSLAGMMNMTATFDGTNSNHDYSCNKVAHLEPSTQYTLSVTTSSQAEFVEVYIDYNGDGDFTDAGENILSLTQGVGMRSGSFTTPSSPMTNKALRMRVISDPAAISQPCQALTQGESEDYGIFFNEPSGTVVMSDTLVCPKTPVWISLDPDGKTDGVTWNFGADAQPQTGMGIDPIEVSYGRYGTKYITATINGVVTVVDSIEIVRAPTADLMIDSTQSSLCDGGHMLLTVPGNTGIPTTYTWFRNGIVQTSATDSFWLESNLNFFLTNEYRVVANGNGCIDTSDIITTKPFASPVSWVNVPMKAMCLAGNEFEFEDISLLSEGTLSRTWYLGDGSTSTQEDVKHSYSSSGVYTVKLVSSSEKGCMDSTTVTVTVQPSPDAGFSFVQKSRNKYDFAPHDVTLKSYYWEFGDGDTSTRMTPTHEYATAGSFNVKLTVENLENCDDTLSQKVDVEQELGLEEGSVAGLFRVFPNPSHGNFNLSFDLSGDYELSLYNALGQVEWQESVSVISGEVIQKTWTVPGWYVLRVVDAEGNGQQVRLEIQ; from the coding sequence GTGTACTACACCGAAAATGGCGGAAACAATTACACCAACATCAGTAGTGGTTTGGTGATTTCCGAAATCTATAAAATTGGACAGGCGACTTTCCGTGAGAACCGTGCTATGTGTGGTTATCAGGACAACGGTTCTACCGTGTATCGGGGACCTGGAGACTGGGCTACCGAAATTGGTGGTGATGGAATGGAGTGTGCGGTAGATCCAACTGACGCCAACTACATGTATGGTGAATTGTACTACGGAGCTATTCGTCGTTCGACCAATGGGGGAAGAACCTTTGGATCCATTACCAATGGTATTTCCGATCAAGGTGCCTGGGTTACTCCTTTTATGATTGATGAGGACAATCCCAACATCATGTTTGTAGGTATGGGAAGCGTTTGGAGAACAACGAACTTAAAGGCTTCCAGTCGTAACTCCATTTCTTGGAGAGATATTGGAGGAAACATCGGCTCCAGCAACAGTACCTTTAGTGTATTGGAGCAGAGTGAAGCAGATCCCAACGTGGTTTATGCCGCTCGTGGTGATGGCCGTTTGTTCCGCACAGATAATGCTCGGGCCTCCAGTCCAACTTGGACGGACTTGACTTCCGGAATGCCTTCTTCAGGTGCTCCATCCGATTTGGAAGCTCACCCATGGGATCCAGACGTTATTTACATGACCAAATCTACTCGTGTATATGTATCGACCAACAAAGGTCAAAGTTGGACCAATATTTCGGGCAACTTGCCAGGAGTAGCGCTTCGAACCATTGTTTACGATCGTTTTAGCCAGGGAGGCCTATTTGTAGGTGGAACCCCTGGAGTTTATTACATCGACTCATCTATGACTCAATGGACAGGATATTCCGATGGTCTTCCGGGAGATGTTTCCGTGACCGAATTGGAGATATTCTACGATACCATTGCTCCGGCCAACAGCCGATTGAGAGCTGGAACCTACGGACGCGGAATGTGGAGTGCACCTCTATTTGATATTGGATCTCGTGCTCCAGAAGTGAAACTCTATGGTGATACGGGATACCACTGTATGCAAAACCCATTGAAGTTTTTTGCGGATTCTTCCGAAAATGCAACTTCCTGGAATTGGAGCTTTAGCCCCGCTTCTGTGAATTTTGTTTCCGGAACCACGGCAGCTTCTGAAAACATTGAAGTAAACTTTACTCAGCCTGGATTCTACAGCGTTACCTTGATTGTGTCTAACTACTACGGAGAGGACACCATTACTTACCAAAATGCAGTTCATGTAGATTCAGGATACCTGGCAAACTGTGTAACAACCACACAAGCAACCTCAGCTACTCAGCGAGGCATCAGCAATGTGTCGTTAGCAGGTATGATGAATATGACCGCGACCTTCGATGGCACCAATTCAAATCACGACTACAGCTGTAATAAGGTAGCTCACCTCGAGCCATCCACTCAGTATACTTTGAGTGTGACAACCAGTTCTCAGGCTGAATTCGTAGAAGTATACATCGACTACAACGGTGATGGAGATTTTACGGATGCTGGTGAAAACATTTTGTCCCTGACTCAGGGTGTAGGAATGCGTTCTGGAAGCTTTACCACTCCATCGAGTCCTATGACAAACAAAGCTTTGAGAATGCGGGTAATTTCAGATCCTGCAGCTATTTCTCAACCTTGCCAGGCCCTTACCCAGGGAGAGTCTGAAGACTATGGCATTTTCTTTAATGAGCCAAGTGGAACAGTGGTTATGAGTGACACATTGGTTTGTCCAAAAACGCCAGTATGGATCTCTTTGGACCCGGATGGAAAAACGGACGGCGTAACCTGGAACTTTGGTGCTGATGCTCAGCCTCAAACCGGTATGGGCATCGATCCGATTGAAGTGTCCTACGGTAGATATGGAACCAAGTACATCACAGCCACCATCAACGGTGTGGTTACGGTAGTGGATTCCATCGAAATCGTAAGAGCACCTACAGCTGACTTGATGATCGATTCGACTCAGAGCAGCTTGTGTGACGGAGGCCATATGTTGTTGACCGTTCCGGGTAACACTGGAATTCCAACGACCTACACCTGGTTCCGCAACGGAATCGTTCAGACTTCAGCCACCGATTCTTTCTGGTTGGAAAGCAACTTGAATTTCTTCCTTACCAATGAATACCGGGTAGTGGCCAACGGAAATGGATGTATCGATACTTCCGATATCATCACCACCAAGCCATTTGCAAGCCCTGTAAGCTGGGTCAACGTACCGATGAAAGCCATGTGTTTAGCCGGAAACGAATTTGAATTTGAAGATATCAGTCTTTTGTCAGAAGGCACCTTGAGCCGTACTTGGTACTTGGGAGATGGGTCCACTTCCACACAAGAGGATGTGAAACACAGCTATTCATCGTCAGGCGTTTATACCGTTAAATTGGTTTCCTCCTCAGAAAAAGGGTGTATGGATTCAACTACGGTTACCGTGACGGTTCAACCTTCTCCTGATGCTGGATTCAGCTTCGTTCAAAAGAGTCGAAACAAGTACGATTTCGCACCACATGACGTAACGCTTAAATCGTATTACTGGGAGTTTGGAGATGGAGATACCTCTACTCGAATGACTCCAACGCATGAGTACGCCACAGCTGGATCGTTCAACGTTAAGCTTACCGTAGAAAACCTGGAAAATTGTGATGACACGCTTTCTCAAAAAGTGGATGTGGAGCAGGAATTGGGTCTTGAAGAAGGCTCCGTAGCTGGACTGTTCCGGGTATTCCCTAATCCGTCTCACGGCAACTTCAACTTGTCATTCGACCTATCTGGTGACTACGAGTTGTCCTTGTACAACGCTTTAGGTCAAGTGGAATGGCAGGAAAGTGTATCCGTAATTTCGGGAGAAGTAATTCAGAAAACCTGGACTGTTCCTGGATGGTATGTACTTCGAGTAGTAGATGCTGAAGGCAATGGACAGCAGGTTAGATTGGAAATCCAATAA